From a region of the Citricoccus muralis genome:
- the rsfS gene encoding ribosome silencing factor yields the protein MTIPETTLTALKLAGQAAADKQATDIVAVDVAQQMGLTDAFLIASAGSERQVVSVVDEIEDVLTQQLTLDVIRREGKAGGRWVLLDYGHFVVHVQHEEERVFYALDRLWKDAPLVDLGLADGVAADEGGSAVDPDEGPRDWTPSRDQD from the coding sequence ATGACCATTCCCGAGACCACCCTGACCGCACTCAAACTGGCCGGACAGGCCGCCGCAGACAAGCAGGCCACGGACATCGTGGCCGTGGACGTGGCGCAGCAGATGGGCCTCACCGACGCCTTCCTGATTGCCTCCGCCGGCTCCGAACGTCAGGTCGTCTCGGTGGTGGATGAGATCGAGGACGTACTGACGCAGCAGCTCACGCTGGATGTCATCCGCCGCGAGGGCAAGGCCGGTGGCCGCTGGGTCCTGCTGGACTACGGCCACTTCGTGGTGCACGTCCAGCACGAGGAGGAGCGCGTGTTCTATGCGTTGGACCGCCTCTGGAAGGACGCTCCTCTGGTCGACCTCGGCCTGGCCGATGGCGTGGCCGCGGACGAGGGCGGCTCCGCCGTGGACCCGGACGAGGGCCCGCGGGACTGGACCCCCAGCCGGGATCAGGACTGA
- a CDS encoding histidine phosphatase family protein has translation MRLVLLRHGRTAWNAEERYQGHTDIPLDDVGRSQAAEAARRLAGHHFDLAASSPLVRARATAESVVDGRGLDLVLHEEFMETGGGTWEGLSFTEIRTQWPDDWTTWRSSHLDHGPLGGETPRQSGTRVVTAITRMVGEAESTLGTPETMLVTAHGNCLRAAATLLTGMDAAGMGRLERLRNGAAIVLEGSPQRPGRWRIEAYNA, from the coding sequence ATGCGACTGGTCCTGTTGCGGCACGGCCGCACGGCGTGGAACGCCGAGGAGCGCTACCAGGGACACACCGATATCCCCCTGGACGACGTCGGCCGGTCCCAGGCCGCGGAAGCCGCGCGCCGGTTGGCCGGCCACCATTTCGACCTGGCGGCGTCCTCACCCCTGGTCCGTGCTCGCGCCACCGCTGAATCCGTGGTGGACGGCCGTGGTCTGGACCTGGTGTTGCACGAGGAGTTCATGGAGACCGGCGGCGGTACCTGGGAGGGCCTGAGCTTCACGGAGATCCGGACCCAGTGGCCGGACGACTGGACCACGTGGCGCAGTTCCCATCTGGACCACGGCCCCCTGGGAGGGGAGACTCCGCGGCAGTCCGGCACCCGGGTGGTCACCGCCATCACCCGCATGGTGGGGGAGGCGGAGTCCACTCTCGGCACGCCGGAGACCATGCTGGTCACGGCCCACGGCAATTGCCTCCGAGCCGCTGCCACGCTCCTGACGGGTATGGACGCGGCCGGGATGGGGCGGTTGGAGCGGCTGCGCAATGGTGCGGCGATCGTGCTCGAGGGCTCGCCACAGCGCCCCGGGCGGTGGCGGATCGAGGCCTACAACGCGTGA
- a CDS encoding ribonuclease J: MARSPRKSKSPSGVPSGGLRVTPLGGLGEVGRNMTVFEYNGKLLIVDCGVLFPEEHQPGIDVILPDFTSLQGRWDDIVGIVLTHGHEDHIGGVPYLLKERPNIPLIGSQLTLAFITSKLTEHKITPVTVHVEAEDLHQTGPFELEFVAVNHSIPDALAVAIRTPAGLVLHTGDFKMDQFPLDGRITDLRHFARLGEEGVDLFLTDSTNAEVPGFTISERDLTPAIDQVFATAPKRIIVSSFASHVHRIQQVLDSAHAHGRKVAFVGRSMVKNMGIARELDYLKIPRGLVVDFKKLQSMPDNKVTLVSTGSQGEPMAALSRMANGTHQIKLGADDTVLMASSLIPGNENAIYGIINKFTDLGVKVVHKGNAKVHVSGHASAGELVYCYNIVQPTHVMPVHGESKHLHANAELAIKTGIAPERVLVVKDGTTVDLVNGKAAVSGQVEAGLVYVDGHTVGKVTEETLKERTSLQEGGSVTVVALVDADTNQLAEPLEFVTKGFIQDKVIFDGAAKKVSIALSKPSVSEIDDLDKLEQLIGDTVARHLDRAYRRAPVLTVVVIDA; encoded by the coding sequence TTGGCCCGTTCGCCCCGCAAGTCCAAGTCCCCGTCCGGCGTTCCTTCCGGGGGGCTGCGGGTCACGCCGCTGGGAGGCCTCGGCGAGGTCGGACGCAACATGACCGTCTTCGAGTACAACGGCAAGCTGTTGATCGTCGACTGCGGTGTGCTCTTCCCCGAGGAGCACCAGCCCGGGATCGACGTCATCCTGCCGGACTTCACGTCCCTGCAGGGACGCTGGGATGACATCGTCGGCATCGTGCTGACCCACGGGCACGAGGACCACATCGGCGGCGTGCCCTACCTGCTCAAGGAACGCCCGAACATCCCCCTGATCGGTTCGCAGCTGACGCTGGCCTTCATCACCTCCAAGCTCACCGAGCACAAGATCACGCCGGTGACGGTCCATGTGGAGGCCGAAGACCTCCACCAGACCGGTCCCTTCGAACTCGAGTTCGTGGCCGTCAACCACTCCATCCCGGATGCGCTGGCCGTCGCCATCCGCACCCCTGCCGGCCTGGTCCTGCACACCGGTGACTTCAAGATGGACCAGTTCCCGCTGGACGGGCGCATCACCGACCTGCGGCACTTCGCCCGCCTGGGCGAGGAGGGGGTGGACCTTTTCCTCACCGACTCCACCAACGCCGAGGTGCCCGGCTTCACGATCTCCGAGCGCGATCTGACCCCGGCGATCGACCAGGTCTTCGCCACCGCGCCAAAACGAATCATCGTCTCCAGCTTCGCCAGCCACGTGCACCGGATCCAGCAGGTCCTGGACTCCGCGCACGCTCATGGCCGCAAGGTCGCCTTTGTGGGCCGGTCCATGGTCAAGAACATGGGCATCGCCCGGGAACTCGACTACCTCAAGATCCCGCGCGGGCTCGTGGTGGACTTCAAGAAGCTGCAGTCCATGCCGGACAACAAGGTGACGTTGGTGAGCACCGGTTCGCAGGGCGAGCCGATGGCCGCCCTGTCCCGGATGGCCAACGGCACTCACCAGATCAAGCTCGGCGCGGACGACACCGTGCTGATGGCCAGCTCCCTGATCCCCGGCAACGAGAACGCCATCTACGGGATCATCAACAAGTTCACCGACCTCGGCGTGAAGGTGGTGCACAAGGGCAATGCCAAGGTGCACGTCTCCGGACACGCCTCCGCTGGTGAGCTGGTCTACTGCTACAACATCGTGCAGCCCACGCACGTCATGCCCGTGCACGGTGAGTCCAAGCACCTGCACGCCAACGCCGAGCTCGCGATCAAGACCGGTATCGCCCCGGAACGCGTGCTGGTCGTCAAGGACGGCACCACCGTGGACCTGGTCAACGGCAAGGCGGCCGTCTCCGGTCAGGTCGAGGCCGGCCTGGTCTATGTGGACGGCCACACCGTCGGCAAGGTCACCGAGGAGACCTTGAAGGAGCGCACGTCGCTGCAGGAAGGCGGCTCGGTGACGGTCGTGGCCCTCGTGGACGCGGACACCAACCAGCTCGCCGAGCCGTTGGAGTTCGTCACCAAGGGCTTCATCCAGGACAAGGTGATTTTCGACGGTGCGGCCAAGAAGGTCTCCATCGCGCTGTCGAAGCCGTCCGTGTCCGAGATCGACGACCTCGACAAGCTCGAGCAGCTGATCGGCGACACCGTGGCTCGCCACCTCGATCGTGCCTACCGCCGGGCGCCCGTCCTGACGGTCGTCGTCATCGACGCCTGA